A genomic segment from Streptomyces sp. NBC_01233 encodes:
- a CDS encoding caspase family protein yields the protein MAELTVSDPARVHAVVVGIEHYPRAAGWDLVGACADAVRFARWLRHRGVPAANIMLLLAAAPSSHTALNEAADDIDLKPTYVRSRDRIMDCFTPQGPVPEGDVLFVYWGGHGVLDHGDRRLLLCPDASDADRRCIELTNLQEYLTGQNVARFPQHVFLVDACARFIEERRTEDQTGPALAAFPAGRRESLTQFTLLAAAAGQVAGQGTVVAGAGDFSTVVTGWLEEHSPELTPDLDALVGHVKEHFTTAGGKSRSRSQTPVSLLIQPLGGNAQVFAPPRPSRSEPARAAARADGAGGRGEGGHRAGVWAGVGALALVAMVAIVAMALHGPRGGDARAGQAGPAGSVGSESPGKETAASPSPSPSPLGSGSASPSAPVPAAAAPASQKPAAAPSASISGQSCGAEHTTGIQDVLHTVCFVQVGKQVTMVGIVRATVPKTVTVNLWLVGQPSGSYVFPDKGPQTWTIQAGAEPQRFAMPITAALTPKAAYEVRIATLPAGEKMNATATPIRGHSMPFTAN from the coding sequence ATGGCTGAGCTGACCGTCTCCGATCCGGCGCGCGTCCACGCCGTCGTGGTCGGCATCGAGCACTACCCGCGGGCCGCGGGATGGGACCTCGTGGGGGCCTGCGCCGACGCCGTGCGCTTCGCGCGCTGGCTACGGCACCGGGGTGTCCCCGCCGCGAACATCATGCTGCTGCTGGCCGCGGCGCCCTCCTCGCACACCGCCCTGAACGAGGCGGCCGACGACATCGACCTGAAGCCCACGTACGTCCGTTCGCGCGACCGCATCATGGACTGCTTCACGCCGCAGGGGCCCGTGCCCGAGGGCGATGTGCTGTTCGTCTACTGGGGCGGCCACGGGGTGCTCGACCACGGCGACCGGCGCCTGCTGCTGTGCCCGGACGCCTCGGACGCGGACCGGCGCTGCATCGAACTGACCAATCTCCAGGAGTATCTGACCGGGCAGAACGTGGCGCGCTTTCCGCAGCACGTCTTCCTGGTGGACGCCTGTGCCCGGTTCATCGAGGAACGCCGGACGGAGGACCAGACCGGACCGGCGCTCGCGGCCTTCCCGGCCGGCCGGCGGGAATCCCTCACACAGTTCACCCTGCTCGCCGCGGCGGCCGGGCAGGTCGCGGGCCAGGGCACGGTCGTGGCCGGGGCCGGTGACTTCTCGACGGTCGTCACGGGCTGGCTGGAGGAGCACTCACCGGAGCTCACCCCGGACCTCGACGCACTGGTCGGGCACGTCAAGGAACACTTCACCACCGCGGGCGGAAAGTCCCGCAGCCGTTCCCAGACCCCGGTGAGCCTGTTGATCCAGCCCCTCGGCGGCAACGCGCAGGTGTTCGCGCCGCCCAGGCCCTCCCGGTCGGAGCCGGCCCGGGCCGCGGCCCGCGCGGACGGCGCAGGCGGACGGGGCGAGGGCGGCCACCGGGCCGGCGTCTGGGCCGGGGTCGGGGCGCTCGCGCTGGTGGCCATGGTCGCGATCGTGGCGATGGCCCTGCACGGGCCTCGGGGCGGCGACGCACGGGCCGGCCAGGCGGGTCCGGCCGGCTCGGTCGGGTCCGAGTCGCCGGGGAAGGAGACGGCCGCCTCGCCGTCGCCCTCGCCTTCCCCGTTGGGGAGCGGTTCCGCCTCGCCGAGCGCCCCGGTTCCGGCGGCCGCGGCGCCCGCCTCGCAGAAGCCGGCCGCGGCGCCGTCGGCGAGTATCAGCGGCCAGTCGTGCGGAGCCGAACACACGACCGGCATCCAGGACGTCCTCCACACGGTCTGCTTCGTGCAGGTGGGCAAGCAGGTCACCATGGTGGGCATCGTCAGAGCGACCGTCCCGAAGACCGTGACGGTGAACCTCTGGCTGGTCGGCCAGCCGAGCGGTTCGTACGTGTTCCCCGACAAGGGGCCGCAGACATGGACGATCCAGGCCGGCGCCGAACCTCAGCGGTTCGCGATGCCGATCACTGCCGCGCTCACGCCCAAGGCCGCATACGAAGTCCGCATCGCCACGCTCCCCGCGGGCGAGAAGATGAACGCGACGGCCACCCCCATCCGCGGCCACTCCATGCCCTTCACGGCGAACTGA
- a CDS encoding DUF4031 domain-containing protein, producing the protein MTVYIDPPTWPGHGRMWSHLVSDVSYEELHAFAAGIGCPPRAFERDHYDVPSYRYADAVDAGAVEIGSKELVRRLTEAGLRRPKHRPPMA; encoded by the coding sequence GTGACCGTCTACATCGACCCGCCGACCTGGCCGGGCCACGGCCGCATGTGGTCCCACCTCGTCAGTGACGTCTCGTACGAGGAGCTGCACGCCTTCGCGGCGGGGATCGGCTGTCCGCCGCGGGCCTTCGAGCGGGACCACTACGACGTGCCCTCGTACCGGTACGCGGACGCGGTCGACGCGGGCGCGGTGGAGATCGGCAGCAAGGAACTCGTCCGCCGCCTCACCGAGGCCGGGCTGCGGCGGCCGAAACATCGCCCGCCGATGGCCTGA
- a CDS encoding MurR/RpiR family transcriptional regulator, producing MQPPADVRAPARAAAPFTPAPPVPAPSALRARVRSLAPSMTRSVQAVAEAVASDPAGCARLTVSGLAARTGTSEATVVRAARLLGYPGYRDLRLALAALAAQQESGAAPAVTVDIAVDDPLADVVAKLAHEEAQTLTDTAAALDLAQLAAAVTALATARRIDVYGVGASALVGQDLAQKLLRIGLVAHAHSDPHLAVTGAVQLGPGDVAVAITHSGSTGDVIEPLRVAFERGATTLALTGRPNAPVAHYADLVLATSAARETRLRPAAMSSRTSQLLVVDCLFVGVAQRTYETAAPALAASYEALAHRHTARSSPSGV from the coding sequence GTGCAGCCGCCGGCCGACGTACGGGCCCCGGCCCGCGCCGCCGCCCCGTTCACGCCGGCCCCGCCCGTTCCCGCGCCCTCCGCCCTCCGGGCCCGGGTCCGGAGCCTCGCTCCGTCCATGACGCGCTCCGTGCAGGCCGTCGCCGAGGCGGTCGCCTCCGATCCCGCCGGGTGCGCGCGGCTCACCGTCTCCGGCCTCGCCGCGCGCACCGGCACCAGCGAGGCCACCGTCGTCCGCGCCGCCCGCCTCCTCGGCTACCCCGGCTACCGCGACCTGCGCCTCGCGCTCGCCGCGCTCGCCGCCCAGCAGGAGTCCGGCGCCGCCCCCGCCGTCACCGTCGACATAGCCGTCGACGACCCGCTCGCCGACGTCGTCGCCAAGCTGGCCCACGAGGAGGCGCAGACCCTCACCGACACCGCCGCCGCCCTCGACCTGGCCCAGCTGGCCGCCGCCGTCACCGCCCTCGCCACCGCCCGCCGCATCGACGTCTACGGCGTCGGCGCCTCCGCCCTCGTCGGCCAGGACCTCGCCCAGAAGCTGCTGCGCATCGGGCTCGTCGCCCACGCCCACAGCGACCCCCACCTGGCCGTCACGGGCGCCGTCCAGCTGGGCCCCGGCGACGTCGCCGTCGCGATCACCCACTCCGGCTCCACGGGCGACGTGATCGAGCCGCTCCGCGTCGCCTTCGAGCGCGGCGCCACCACCCTCGCCCTCACCGGCCGCCCGAACGCCCCCGTCGCCCACTACGCCGACCTCGTACTGGCCACCTCCGCCGCCCGCGAGACCCGGCTGCGCCCGGCCGCCATGTCCAGCCGGACCAGCCAGCTGCTCGTCGTCGACTGCCTCTTCGTCGGCGTGGCCCAGCGCACGTACGAAACCGCCGCCCCCGCCCTCGCCGCCTCCTACGAGGCCCTGGCCCACCGCCATACCGCCAGATCAAGCCCCTCCGGCGTGTGA